One Bacteroidota bacterium genomic window, GATTTGTCAACCACCAGGATATCCCCGTCGTTGATGCCTGCATCAACCATCGAGTTGCCGCAAACCTGGACAAAAAACGTGGAACTTTCATTTCTGACGAGCAGTTCTTTCAGATCCAGTTCTTTATCCATGTAATCTCCGGCAGGGGAGGGAAAGCCTGCTGCTACAAATCCTTCTACTGGAAAGGAAAAATTGCCGCTACTCTTTTTGGGATTCAGCAAACGGATTGTGATATTATCTTTTTTAGCCGGACGGGGCATAATTCTCAACTTTTTTACAAAGGTAAGAAAATCTGCTCTATCCTCTGGTT contains:
- the umuD gene encoding translesion error-prone DNA polymerase V autoproteolytic subunit, whose protein sequence is MPRPAKKDNITIRLLNPKKSSGNFSFPVEGFVAAGFPSPAGDYMDKELDLKELLVRNESSTFFVQVCGNSMVDAGINDGDILVVDKSLDPRDDSILVCFVDGEFTVKRVSKIDGALYLIPANPQFKPIKIDESADFRLWGVVTYMIHKFR